Proteins co-encoded in one Mycobacterium mantenii genomic window:
- a CDS encoding gamma-glutamyltransferase family protein: protein MSTPFEWNFPYAWPRKPILAENVVCTSQPLAAQAGLRMLAQGGSAVDAAIATAITLTIVEPVSNGIGSDAFAIVWDGRQLHGLNASGRSPASWTPDYFGGEPVPVLGWNSVTVPGAVSAWTELHAKFGKLPFERLFEPAISYGRNGFPVSPTVAEQWAAQVPLFRDQPGFAEAFLPGGRAPKPGERFSLPDHAATLETIAATNGEAFYRGELAAKLEAHALGNDGAMRASDLAAHRADWVGTVAGGYRGYTVHEIPPNGQGIVALIALGILEHFEMAALPADSADSVHLQIEAVKLAFADAQAYVADIEHMALRPERLLDGEYLKGRAALIDRGRARPASAGAPTGGTVYLTAADAAGVMVSMIQSNYMGFGSGVVVPGTGIALQNRGANFTAALGHPNSVGPGKRPYHTIIPGFVTKDGAPVMSFGVMGGMMQPQGHVQVMVRIADHGQNPQAACDGPRFRWVEGMQVSCEKGFPVATLDELRRRGHDLVAVDDYNQFGSCQAIWRLEGGYLAASDPRRDGQALGF, encoded by the coding sequence GTGAGCACGCCTTTCGAGTGGAACTTCCCGTACGCCTGGCCGCGCAAGCCCATCTTGGCGGAAAACGTTGTGTGCACGTCGCAACCGCTTGCCGCCCAAGCGGGCCTGCGGATGCTCGCGCAGGGCGGGAGCGCGGTGGACGCGGCGATCGCGACGGCCATCACCCTGACGATCGTGGAGCCGGTGTCCAACGGCATCGGTTCGGACGCGTTCGCCATCGTGTGGGATGGCCGGCAACTGCACGGGCTGAACGCCTCGGGCCGCTCGCCCGCGTCCTGGACGCCGGATTACTTTGGCGGCGAACCCGTTCCAGTCCTCGGCTGGAACTCGGTGACGGTGCCCGGCGCCGTGTCGGCGTGGACCGAACTGCACGCCAAGTTCGGCAAGCTGCCGTTCGAGCGGCTCTTCGAGCCGGCAATATCCTACGGCCGCAACGGCTTTCCGGTTTCACCGACCGTCGCCGAGCAATGGGCCGCGCAGGTGCCGCTGTTCCGGGACCAGCCCGGTTTCGCCGAGGCATTTCTGCCCGGCGGGCGAGCACCGAAGCCCGGCGAGCGATTCAGCCTGCCCGATCATGCGGCCACGCTCGAAACGATCGCCGCGACCAATGGCGAAGCGTTTTACCGTGGCGAACTGGCGGCCAAACTCGAGGCGCACGCGCTGGGCAACGACGGCGCCATGCGGGCGAGTGACCTGGCGGCCCACCGCGCCGACTGGGTGGGCACGGTCGCCGGCGGCTACCGCGGCTACACGGTGCACGAGATCCCGCCCAACGGGCAGGGCATCGTCGCGCTGATCGCCCTGGGCATTCTCGAGCACTTCGAGATGGCCGCGCTGCCAGCCGATTCCGCTGACAGCGTGCACCTGCAGATCGAGGCGGTGAAGCTGGCCTTCGCCGACGCCCAGGCCTACGTCGCCGACATCGAGCACATGGCGCTGCGGCCGGAACGCCTTCTGGACGGGGAGTACCTGAAGGGTCGCGCGGCGCTGATCGATCGCGGGCGCGCCAGACCGGCGTCCGCCGGGGCGCCGACCGGCGGAACCGTTTATCTGACCGCCGCCGACGCCGCGGGGGTGATGGTGTCGATGATCCAGTCCAACTACATGGGCTTCGGTTCGGGCGTGGTGGTCCCGGGCACCGGCATCGCGCTGCAGAACCGGGGTGCGAATTTCACTGCGGCCCTGGGGCATCCGAACAGCGTGGGCCCGGGCAAGCGCCCCTACCACACCATCATCCCGGGGTTTGTGACCAAAGACGGAGCCCCGGTCATGAGCTTCGGGGTGATGGGCGGAATGATGCAGCCCCAGGGTCACGTGCAGGTGATGGTGCGCATCGCCGACCACGGGCAGAACCCGCAGGCGGCATGTGACGGACCGCGGTTCCGGTGGGTGGAGGGCATGCAGGTCAGCTGCGAAAAGGGTTTCCCGGTTGCAACGCTGGACGAGTTGCGCCGGCGCGGACACGATCTGGTTGCCGTCGACGACTACAACCAGTTCGGCAGCTGCCAGGCGATCTGGCGTCTCGAGGGTGGCTACCTGGCGGCCAGCGATCCGCGCCGGGACGGTCAGGCCCTGGGATTTTGA
- a CDS encoding alpha/beta hydrolase-fold protein: MMARMPDLSRRAVLGLGASAALGAMGAYGLDILLAPRTSHATPVSTAGTRMPLAPAPRPPREPAPPAAPAPTMVTGSFVSAARGGVNTNWAIARPPGQTKPLRPVIALHGKGSDASTVMAGGVEHGLAQAVDAGLPPFAVVAVDGGGSYWHKRASGEDSGAMVLDELIPMLGNQNLDTSRVAFLGWSMGGYGALLLGGRLGPARTAAICAVSPALWMSSGAAAPGAFDGPDDFAANSVFGMPALASIPIRIDCGDSDPFYSATKQFIAQLPNPPAGGFSPGGHDGAFWSSQLPAELTWMAPLLTA; the protein is encoded by the coding sequence ATAATGGCCCGCATGCCCGACTTGAGCCGACGCGCCGTGCTGGGTCTCGGCGCCAGCGCGGCCCTCGGGGCGATGGGCGCCTACGGCCTCGACATCCTGTTAGCGCCGCGCACATCTCACGCCACGCCGGTATCGACGGCCGGCACCCGGATGCCGTTGGCGCCGGCTCCGCGCCCGCCCCGCGAACCCGCTCCCCCGGCGGCGCCCGCGCCCACCATGGTGACCGGTTCCTTCGTCTCCGCCGCGCGCGGCGGAGTGAACACCAACTGGGCCATCGCGCGTCCGCCCGGCCAGACCAAGCCGCTGCGACCGGTGATCGCGCTCCACGGCAAGGGCAGTGACGCGTCCACCGTGATGGCCGGCGGCGTCGAGCACGGTCTGGCACAGGCCGTCGATGCCGGACTGCCACCGTTCGCGGTGGTCGCCGTCGACGGCGGCGGCAGCTATTGGCACAAGCGGGCTTCCGGCGAGGACAGCGGTGCCATGGTGCTCGACGAGCTCATCCCGATGCTGGGCAACCAGAATTTGGACACCTCACGGGTGGCGTTCCTGGGCTGGTCGATGGGGGGCTACGGCGCGTTGCTGCTCGGCGGTCGGCTGGGACCGGCCCGTACCGCGGCGATCTGCGCGGTCAGCCCGGCGCTGTGGATGTCCTCGGGTGCGGCGGCGCCGGGAGCCTTCGACGGGCCGGATGATTTCGCGGCGAACTCGGTGTTCGGCATGCCAGCCCTGGCCTCGATCCCGATCCGGATCGACTGCGGCGATAGCGATCCGTTTTACTCCGCGACCAAGCAGTTCATTGCGCAACTGCCCAATCCGCCGGCCGGTGGCTTCTCTCCCGGTGGGCACGATGGCGCGTTTTGGAGCTCGCAGTTGCCCGCCGAGTTGACCTGGATGGCGCCGCTGCTCACGGCGTGA
- a CDS encoding TetR/AcrR family transcriptional regulator, with product MTAAVTPKGERRRYALVSAAAELLAEGGFEAVRHRAVARRAGLPLASTTYYFSSLDDLIARAVEHIAMIEVAQLRSRVSALSRRRRGPETIAEVLADLLVGDVSGPGLTEQLISRYERHVACTRLPALRETMRRSLRQRAEAVAEAIERSGRSVHIELVCTLLCAVDGSVVSALVEGRDPRAAAQGAVVDLIEVLAPIDQRPVQI from the coding sequence GTGACAGCAGCGGTCACTCCAAAAGGAGAACGTCGACGGTATGCGCTCGTCAGCGCTGCCGCCGAGCTGCTGGCCGAGGGCGGGTTCGAGGCGGTGCGGCACCGGGCGGTCGCGCGGCGGGCCGGACTGCCGTTGGCGTCCACCACTTACTACTTCTCGTCCCTCGACGATCTGATCGCACGCGCCGTCGAACACATCGCCATGATCGAGGTGGCGCAGTTGCGGTCACGGGTCAGCGCCTTGTCGCGGCGGCGCCGGGGACCGGAGACCATCGCCGAGGTGTTGGCCGATCTGCTCGTGGGCGACGTGTCCGGCCCGGGTCTTACCGAGCAGCTGATCTCGCGCTACGAGCGCCACGTCGCGTGCACCCGCCTGCCCGCGCTGCGCGAGACCATGCGTCGCAGCCTGCGCCAGCGCGCCGAGGCGGTGGCCGAGGCCATCGAGCGGTCGGGCCGCTCGGTGCACATCGAGCTGGTGTGCACGTTGCTCTGCGCGGTCGACGGCTCGGTGGTGTCGGCCCTGGTGGAGGGGCGGGATCCGCGCGCGGCGGCCCAAGGGGCGGTGGTCGATCTCATCGAGGTGCTCGCGCCGATCGATCAGCGACCCGTGCAGATCTGA
- a CDS encoding DUF429 domain-containing protein codes for MYFAGVDLAWAGRNPTGVAVVDPGGALVSVGAVRHDDEILAALHPYVQGDCLVAFDAPLVVNNPTGQRPAETALNRDFRRYEAGAHPCNTGKPEFADGPRAGRLAAALGLDPDPRSPSARRAIEVYPHAATVALFRLERTLKYKAKPGRTVDRLKSELSLLMAGVERLAQAPIPLRVAGHGDWIMLRRAVAAAQRKSELRRAEDPVDAVICAYVALYAQRRPDDVTIYGDLDTGYIVTPSLPADPMRA; via the coding sequence ATGTACTTCGCTGGCGTCGACCTCGCGTGGGCGGGCCGCAACCCGACCGGCGTCGCCGTGGTCGACCCCGGCGGCGCCCTGGTGAGTGTTGGCGCGGTCCGCCACGACGACGAGATCCTGGCCGCGCTGCACCCCTATGTGCAGGGCGATTGCCTGGTCGCCTTCGACGCGCCGCTGGTGGTGAACAACCCGACGGGCCAGCGTCCGGCCGAGACCGCACTCAACCGCGACTTCCGTAGGTATGAGGCCGGAGCTCACCCCTGCAACACCGGAAAACCCGAGTTCGCCGACGGCCCGCGCGCGGGCCGGCTGGCCGCGGCGCTGGGCCTGGATCCGGATCCGCGATCGCCGTCGGCCCGGCGCGCCATCGAGGTCTACCCGCATGCGGCGACCGTCGCGCTGTTCCGCCTGGAACGGACCCTCAAATACAAGGCAAAGCCCGGACGCACCGTTGACCGGCTCAAATCCGAGCTGTCGCTACTGATGGCCGGCGTCGAGCGGCTCGCGCAGGCCCCGATTCCGCTGCGCGTCGCGGGGCACGGCGACTGGATCATGCTGCGCCGGGCCGTCGCGGCCGCGCAACGCAAAAGCGAGCTGCGCCGCGCGGAAGACCCGGTCGACGCCGTGATCTGCGCCTATGTTGCCCTGTACGCGCAGCGCCGCCCGGACGACGTGACGATCTACGGCGACCTCGACACCGGCTACATCGTGACGCCGTCGCTGCCGGCGGATCCGATGCGCGCGTAG
- the purB gene encoding adenylosuccinate lyase → MSIPNVLAARYASAEMVAIWSPEAKVVAERRLWLAVLRAQAELGVPVPSEAIADYERVIEDVDLTSIAGRERVLRHDVKARIEEFNALAGHEHVHKGMTSRDLTENVEQLQIRRSLELVFGHGVAVAARLAERAVAYRDLVMAGRSHNVAAQATTLGKRFASAAQETLIALTRLRELIDRYPLRGIKGPMGTSQDMLDLLDGDAAKLAELEQRAAEFLGFATVLTSVGQVYPRSLDHDVLSALVQLGAGPSSMAHTIRLMAGHELVTEGFAEGQVGSSAMPHKMNTRSCERVNGLQVVLRGYASMAAELAGAQWNEGDVFCSVVRRVALPDSFFAIDGQIETFLTVLDEFGAYPAVIGRELDRYLPFLATTKVLIAAVRAGMGREAAHHVIREHAVATSLAMREHGAEPDLLDRLAADERLPLDRAALDAALADKKAFTGAAGDQVDEVAAQVDALVSRYPDAAKYAPGAIL, encoded by the coding sequence GTGAGCATTCCGAACGTGCTGGCCGCCCGGTACGCCAGCGCCGAGATGGTCGCGATCTGGTCGCCGGAGGCCAAGGTCGTCGCCGAGCGCCGGCTGTGGCTGGCGGTGCTGCGCGCGCAGGCGGAACTGGGCGTCCCGGTGCCGTCCGAAGCGATCGCCGACTACGAGCGGGTGATCGAGGACGTCGACCTGACGTCGATCGCGGGTCGCGAACGGGTGCTGCGCCACGACGTCAAAGCGCGCATCGAGGAATTCAACGCGCTGGCCGGTCACGAGCACGTGCACAAGGGCATGACCAGTCGCGACCTGACCGAGAACGTGGAGCAACTGCAGATCCGGCGTTCACTGGAGCTGGTCTTCGGGCACGGCGTGGCGGTCGCGGCGCGGCTCGCCGAGCGGGCCGTGGCCTATCGGGACTTGGTGATGGCCGGCCGCAGCCACAACGTCGCCGCGCAGGCCACCACGTTGGGCAAGAGGTTCGCGTCGGCCGCACAGGAGACGCTGATCGCCCTGACCCGGTTGCGGGAGTTGATCGACCGATACCCGCTGCGCGGCATCAAGGGGCCGATGGGCACCTCGCAGGACATGCTCGACCTGCTGGACGGCGACGCGGCGAAGCTGGCCGAACTCGAGCAGCGCGCCGCCGAATTCCTCGGATTTGCAACGGTTTTGACCAGCGTCGGGCAGGTGTATCCCCGTTCGCTGGACCACGACGTGCTTTCGGCGTTGGTGCAACTGGGCGCCGGACCGTCGTCGATGGCGCACACCATCCGGCTGATGGCCGGGCACGAGCTCGTCACCGAGGGCTTCGCCGAAGGGCAAGTCGGCTCGTCGGCGATGCCGCACAAAATGAACACGCGCAGCTGCGAACGGGTCAACGGGCTGCAGGTGGTGCTGCGCGGGTACGCCTCGATGGCCGCCGAACTGGCCGGTGCGCAGTGGAACGAGGGCGACGTGTTTTGCTCGGTGGTGCGCCGAGTTGCCTTGCCGGACAGCTTCTTTGCCATCGACGGGCAGATCGAGACGTTCCTGACGGTGCTCGACGAGTTCGGCGCCTACCCGGCGGTGATCGGTCGCGAGCTGGACCGCTACCTGCCGTTTTTGGCCACCACCAAGGTGTTGATCGCCGCGGTGCGCGCCGGCATGGGCCGCGAGGCCGCGCATCACGTGATCCGCGAACACGCGGTGGCAACCTCGCTGGCCATGCGCGAACACGGAGCCGAACCCGACCTGCTGGACCGGCTGGCCGCCGACGAGCGGCTGCCGCTGGACCGGGCGGCGCTGGACGCCGCGCTGGCAGACAAGAAGGCCTTCACCGGCGCCGCCGGTGACCAGGTTGACGAGGTGGCGGCCCAGGTGGACGCCTTGGTGAGCCGCTACCCGGACGCGGCCAAATATGCCCCGGGTGCGATCCTGTGA
- a CDS encoding cytochrome P450, whose amino-acid sequence MTLAGALAEIDFTDLDNFANGFPHDLFAIHRREAPVYWHPPTDNTPDGEGFWSVATYAETLEVLKDPVTYSSVTGGSRPYGGTLLQDLAIAGQVLNMMDDPRHSQIRRLVSSGLTPRMIRLVEDDLRSRARRLLDAVVPGEPIDFLVDIAAELPMQMICILLGVPESERHWLFEAIEPQFDFGGSRKATLSQLSPRTSVEEAGSRMYEYGQQLIAAKRDNPTDDMLSVVANAMLDDAGGSALSDLELYLFFSLLFSAGAETTRNAVAGGLLALANHPHQLRSLRGDLDALPTAVEEMVRWTSPSPSKRRTATRDVTLGGQSIEAGQKIQIWEGSANRDAGVFENADEFDIARKPNPHLGFGQGVHYCLGANLARLELRVLFEELLSRFGGVQVVRPVEWARSNRHTGIRHLIVELHEHP is encoded by the coding sequence GTGACGCTGGCCGGCGCGCTCGCCGAGATCGACTTCACCGATCTGGACAACTTCGCCAACGGATTTCCCCACGACCTGTTCGCCATCCATCGGCGGGAGGCGCCGGTGTACTGGCACCCACCGACCGACAACACCCCCGACGGCGAGGGCTTCTGGTCGGTCGCCACGTACGCGGAAACGCTTGAGGTGCTCAAGGATCCGGTGACGTATTCATCGGTCACCGGGGGCTCGCGGCCATATGGGGGCACCCTGCTGCAGGACCTGGCGATCGCCGGGCAGGTGCTCAACATGATGGACGATCCGCGGCATTCGCAGATCCGGCGGCTGGTCAGCTCCGGTCTGACGCCGCGGATGATCCGGCTGGTCGAGGATGACCTGCGGTCCCGGGCGCGCCGGCTGCTGGACGCGGTGGTGCCGGGCGAGCCGATCGACTTCCTGGTCGACATCGCCGCCGAGCTGCCCATGCAGATGATCTGCATCCTGCTGGGAGTCCCTGAATCCGAACGGCATTGGTTGTTCGAGGCCATCGAGCCGCAGTTCGATTTCGGTGGTTCGCGCAAGGCCACATTATCGCAGCTCTCGCCGCGAACGTCGGTCGAAGAGGCCGGGTCGCGGATGTACGAGTACGGCCAGCAGCTGATCGCGGCCAAGCGCGACAACCCGACCGACGACATGTTGTCGGTCGTGGCGAACGCGATGCTCGACGACGCCGGCGGGTCCGCGCTGTCCGACCTCGAGCTGTACCTGTTCTTCAGCTTGTTGTTCAGCGCCGGCGCGGAGACCACGCGCAACGCGGTCGCGGGTGGCCTGCTGGCGCTGGCCAATCATCCGCACCAATTGCGTTCGCTGCGTGGCGATCTCGACGCACTGCCCACGGCCGTCGAGGAGATGGTGCGGTGGACGTCGCCGTCGCCCTCCAAGCGCCGCACCGCCACCCGCGACGTCACGCTGGGCGGCCAATCGATCGAGGCCGGGCAGAAAATCCAGATTTGGGAAGGCTCGGCGAATCGTGACGCCGGCGTGTTCGAGAACGCCGACGAATTCGATATCGCCCGAAAGCCCAATCCGCATCTGGGGTTCGGCCAGGGTGTGCACTATTGCCTGGGCGCCAATCTGGCCCGGCTGGAGCTGCGTGTCCTGTTCGAAGAGCTGCTGTCCCGGTTCGGCGGGGTCCAGGTCGTCCGTCCGGTCGAATGGGCCCGCAGCAACCGGCACACCGGCATTCGACACCTCATCGTGGAGCTGCACGAACACCCGTGA
- a CDS encoding tellurite resistance/C4-dicarboxylate transporter family protein, giving the protein MTIRFADVEPSPDVFAAVMATGILSIGAHDHGYRLISDTMGVIATVGLVFLVALVVAKAAIPGQKLRWDLTDPDVTLRLITFVAACAVIDTRLSSKVWMARVLGVVALAAWLVLILFSARNMLAHRWTELRDRAHGPWQLGSVGTSGLAIVIARAARQTGHHWWLAVAVAGWVAALCIYGLMTWLTLWRVVNERQDRDGFEPDTWILMGGMAIATLAGDTIHAVAPAWLAGPVRAISIVTWVTATLWIPPLIYFALHRIRRHPNMLQFTGVWWAFVFPLGMYSAASFAMAVELGQHPLLTVSLVFFWDALAAWLIVVVAGLLLLARAVLRKPAKSDSGRP; this is encoded by the coding sequence GTGACGATCCGGTTCGCCGATGTCGAGCCCTCACCCGACGTGTTCGCCGCGGTGATGGCGACGGGAATCTTGTCGATCGGCGCGCACGATCACGGATACCGCTTGATCAGCGACACGATGGGTGTCATCGCCACGGTCGGGCTGGTGTTTCTGGTTGCGCTAGTCGTCGCGAAGGCCGCCATCCCCGGCCAGAAGTTGCGGTGGGATCTGACCGATCCCGACGTCACCCTGCGCCTGATCACTTTCGTCGCCGCCTGCGCGGTGATCGACACTCGCCTGTCGTCCAAGGTGTGGATGGCGCGGGTGCTCGGCGTGGTCGCCCTGGCGGCCTGGCTGGTGCTGATCCTGTTCAGCGCGCGAAACATGCTGGCGCACCGGTGGACAGAGCTGCGCGACCGCGCCCACGGCCCCTGGCAGCTGGGCAGTGTGGGCACGTCCGGCTTGGCGATCGTGATCGCCCGGGCGGCCCGGCAGACCGGCCATCACTGGTGGCTGGCGGTCGCCGTGGCTGGGTGGGTGGCGGCGCTGTGCATCTACGGCCTGATGACGTGGCTGACCCTCTGGCGTGTCGTCAACGAACGCCAGGACCGCGACGGCTTCGAACCCGACACGTGGATCCTGATGGGCGGCATGGCGATTGCGACGCTGGCCGGCGACACCATCCACGCCGTGGCCCCCGCCTGGCTGGCCGGTCCGGTGCGCGCGATCAGCATCGTGACCTGGGTGACGGCCACTTTGTGGATACCGCCGCTGATCTACTTTGCGCTGCACCGCATCAGGCGGCATCCCAACATGCTGCAATTCACCGGCGTGTGGTGGGCGTTCGTGTTCCCGCTGGGCATGTACTCGGCGGCCAGCTTCGCCATGGCGGTCGAGCTCGGCCAACACCCGCTGCTCACCGTTTCGCTGGTGTTCTTCTGGGATGCGTTGGCGGCGTGGCTCATTGTGGTCGTGGCCGGGCTGCTGCTCTTAGCTCGTGCCGTGCTGCGCAAACCCGCTAAGAGTGATTCCGGCCGACCGTAG
- a CDS encoding phosphoribosylaminoimidazolesuccinocarboxamide synthase, protein MPALSDYQHLASGKVRELYRVDDEHLLLVATDRISAYDFVLDSTIPDKGRILTAMSVFFFGLVDAPNHLAGPPDDPRIPDEVRGRALVVRRLEMLPVECVARGYLTGSGLLDYQATGRVCGITLPPGLVEASRFAEPLFTPATKAALGDHDENVPFARVIEMVGGVRANQLRDRTLQIYIQAADHALRKGIIIADTKFEFGTDRDGNLLLADEIFTPDSSRYWPADEYQVGVVQNSFDKQFVRNWLTGPDSGWDRHGSQPPPPLPEHIIEATRDRYIDAYERISGLRFGDWIGPSA, encoded by the coding sequence ATGCCTGCACTGTCCGACTATCAGCATCTGGCCAGCGGCAAGGTCCGCGAGCTGTATCGCGTCGACGACGAGCACCTGTTGCTGGTCGCCACCGACCGGATCTCGGCGTACGACTTCGTCCTGGACAGCACCATCCCGGACAAGGGCCGCATCCTCACCGCGATGAGCGTCTTCTTCTTCGGCCTGGTCGACGCGCCCAACCATTTGGCCGGGCCGCCGGACGATCCACGCATCCCCGACGAGGTGCGGGGCCGCGCGCTGGTGGTGCGCCGGCTGGAAATGCTTCCGGTGGAATGCGTGGCGCGCGGCTACCTGACCGGCTCGGGATTGCTGGACTACCAGGCCACCGGGCGGGTCTGCGGCATCACGCTGCCGCCGGGATTGGTGGAAGCCAGTAGGTTCGCCGAACCGCTGTTCACCCCCGCGACGAAAGCCGCGCTGGGGGATCACGACGAGAACGTCCCGTTCGCGCGGGTGATCGAGATGGTCGGCGGGGTGCGCGCCAACCAGTTGCGCGACCGCACTTTGCAGATCTACATACAGGCCGCCGATCACGCACTCCGGAAGGGAATCATCATCGCGGACACCAAGTTCGAGTTCGGTACCGACCGCGACGGCAACCTACTGCTCGCCGACGAAATCTTCACGCCGGATTCGTCGCGGTACTGGCCGGCCGACGAATATCAGGTTGGTGTGGTCCAGAACAGCTTCGACAAGCAGTTCGTCCGCAACTGGCTGACGGGTCCCGACTCCGGCTGGGACCGGCATGGCTCGCAACCCCCGCCGCCGCTGCCGGAGCACATCATCGAGGCCACTCGTGACCGTTATATCGACGCCTACGAACGCATTTCCGGCTTGCGCTTCGGCGACTGGATCGGTCCCAGCGCATGA
- a CDS encoding S9 family peptidase: protein MTETHLNGSEPPVAKRVESRRVYHGDVFIDPYEWLREKANPEVIAYLEAENAYVDQMTAHLEPLRQQIFDEIKARTKETDLSVPTRQGEWWYYARTFEGKQYRVQCRCPISGSDDWDPPALDENTEIPGEQILLDSNAEAEGHEFFSLGAATVSLNGNLLAYSVDIVGDERYTLRFKDLRTGELYPDEIADIGAGATWAADNRTVYYLTLDAAHRPDKVWRYRVGSGTEPALVYHEADEKYWLGVGLTRSEAYVLIASGSSITSEYRYADAADPQAPFTVVLPRREGVEYSVEHAVIGGQDRFLILHNDGAVNFTLAEAPVSDPTQQRTLIPHRDDARLDAVDAFAGHLVVSHRREALPRLQLWPINADGTYGEPEEISFDSELMSAGLAGNPNWDAPKLRIRAGSLIVPARVYDIDLATGERTLLREQPVLGDYRPDDYVERRDWAVADDGARIPVSIVHRADIEFPAPALLYGYGAYELCTDPSFSIARLSLLDRRMVFAIAHVRGGGEMGRLWYEHGKLLEKKNTFTDFVAVAKHLVDSKVTRPRQLVALGGSAGGLLMGAVANLAPDLFAGILAQVPFVDPLTTILDPSLPLTVTEWDEWGNPLADKDVYSYMKSYSPYENVEAKRYPAILAMTSLNDTRVYYVEPAKWVAALRHANVDGSPVLLKTQMNAGHGGVSGRYKSWEEAAFQYAWLLAVAEPDRYGGAQMMSGS, encoded by the coding sequence ATGACCGAAACGCACCTGAACGGGTCGGAACCCCCTGTCGCCAAGCGGGTGGAGAGCCGGCGTGTGTATCACGGCGACGTCTTCATCGATCCGTACGAGTGGCTGCGTGAAAAGGCCAACCCCGAGGTCATCGCCTACCTCGAGGCCGAGAACGCCTACGTCGATCAGATGACCGCCCACCTCGAGCCGCTGCGGCAGCAGATTTTCGACGAGATCAAGGCGCGCACCAAGGAGACGGATCTGTCGGTACCGACCCGGCAGGGCGAGTGGTGGTACTACGCGCGCACCTTCGAGGGCAAGCAATACCGCGTCCAGTGCCGTTGTCCGATAAGCGGCTCCGACGACTGGGATCCGCCCGCCTTGGACGAGAACACCGAGATCCCGGGCGAGCAGATTCTGCTCGATTCCAATGCCGAAGCCGAGGGGCACGAGTTCTTCTCCCTCGGTGCCGCAACGGTGAGCCTGAATGGAAACCTGCTCGCGTATTCGGTCGACATCGTCGGTGATGAGCGCTACACGTTGCGGTTCAAGGACTTACGCACCGGTGAGCTGTATCCCGACGAGATCGCCGATATCGGGGCAGGCGCGACCTGGGCCGCCGACAACCGCACCGTGTACTACCTGACCCTGGATGCCGCCCACCGTCCCGACAAAGTGTGGCGGTATCGGGTGGGCTCCGGTACGGAGCCCGCGCTGGTCTATCACGAAGCCGACGAAAAGTATTGGCTCGGTGTGGGGCTCACGCGCAGCGAGGCCTACGTTCTCATCGCCTCCGGATCCTCGATCACCTCCGAGTATCGCTACGCCGACGCTGCCGATCCGCAGGCACCGTTCACCGTGGTGCTGCCGCGCCGCGAGGGCGTCGAGTATTCGGTCGAGCACGCGGTGATCGGCGGGCAGGACCGGTTTTTGATCCTGCACAACGATGGCGCGGTCAACTTCACCCTCGCCGAGGCGCCGGTCAGCGACCCGACGCAGCAGCGCACACTGATCCCGCACCGCGACGATGCGCGGCTGGACGCGGTGGACGCATTCGCCGGCCACCTCGTCGTCAGCCATCGGCGGGAGGCGCTGCCCCGGCTGCAGCTGTGGCCCATCAATGCTGACGGCACATATGGTGAGCCCGAAGAGATTTCGTTCGACTCCGAGCTGATGTCGGCCGGTCTGGCCGGTAACCCCAACTGGGATGCGCCCAAGCTGCGGATCAGGGCCGGATCCCTGATCGTTCCGGCGCGGGTCTACGACATCGACCTCGCCACCGGGGAACGCACCTTGCTGCGCGAGCAGCCCGTGCTCGGCGATTATCGGCCCGACGACTATGTGGAACGGCGCGACTGGGCGGTCGCCGATGACGGCGCCCGGATCCCGGTGTCCATCGTGCACCGAGCGGATATCGAATTCCCGGCGCCCGCACTGCTTTACGGCTACGGCGCCTACGAGTTGTGCACCGACCCGAGCTTTTCCATCGCCCGGTTGTCGCTGTTGGACCGCCGCATGGTGTTCGCGATCGCCCACGTCCGCGGCGGTGGCGAGATGGGCCGGCTGTGGTACGAGCACGGCAAGCTCCTGGAGAAGAAGAACACCTTCACCGACTTCGTCGCCGTCGCAAAACATTTGGTGGACTCGAAGGTCACCCGACCGCGTCAGCTGGTGGCACTGGGGGGCAGCGCCGGTGGCTTGCTGATGGGGGCGGTGGCCAACCTGGCGCCGGACCTGTTCGCCGGAATCCTCGCGCAGGTGCCGTTTGTCGACCCGCTGACCACCATTCTGGATCCCTCGTTGCCGCTGACCGTCACCGAGTGGGACGAGTGGGGAAACCCTCTGGCGGACAAGGACGTCTACTCCTACATGAAGTCCTATTCGCCATATGAGAATGTCGAGGCCAAGCGGTACCCGGCGATTTTGGCGATGACGTCCCTGAACGATACGAGGGTCTACTACGTGGAGCCGGCCAAGTGGGTTGCGGCACTGCGCCACGCCAACGTCGACGGCAGCCCGGTCCTGTTGAAGACCCAGATGAACGCCGGGCACGGCGGTGTCAGCGGCCGCTACAAGAGTTGGGAGGAAGCCGCCTTCCAGTACGCGTGGCTGTTAGCCGTCGCCGAGCCCGACCGCTATGGCGGCGCCCAGATGATGTCCGGCAGCTAG